From the Hyphomicrobiaceae bacterium genome, the window TTGGGGAACCTGTGTGGGGGCCTTGGGCAAGCCGGAATTTAGCGGCTTTGAGTTTGAATGACGACTGTGGCCTTCTTCGGTTTCCTGAGTATGACAGACGGCCAGCACTTTCGGGCCCTATCACGACATCGTGCTTTTGCTCGAAAGCTGAGCTTATGCACTGAGCACATTTTAATCGACCACTCTGATTGCCAAAAAATACGTGGGCCAAACAAAAGCGGCGGAGAGGAGGCCCCTCTCCGCCGCTTCTTTTCTTGACTCAAGACTGCCGCGTGCTTCCCAGCACGTGCAGATGCAGCCTCAGATGAAGTACTGCCCGCCGTTGGCGGTGATGGTCGCGCCGGTGATGAAGCCAGCGTTGTCGGCGGCAAGAAACACCACACACCGAGCAATCTCCTCAGGCTCGCCGAGACGGCCGACCGGGATCTGCGGAAGGATGTTCTTTTCCATCACCTCTTGCGGTACGGCCTTGACCATTTCGGTCGCGATGTATCCGGGGCAGATCGCATTGACGGTGATGCCCGCGCGTGCACCCTCTTGAGCAAGCGCTTTGGTGAAGCCGAGATCACCCGCCTTGGAAGCGGAGTAATTGACCTGACCCATCTGACCCTTCTGGCCGTTGATGGAGGAGATGTTGATCACGCGACCGAACTTGCGCGCGCGCATACCTTCCCAGACCGGGCGGGTAACGTTGAACAGACCATTGAGGTTGGTGCCGATCACGGCGTCCCACTGCTCCCGGGTCATCTTATGGAACATGATGTCCTTGGTGATACCAGCGTTGTTCACCAGTACGTCGATGGGACCAAGATCCTTTTCGATCTGCTTGATGGCCTTATCGGACGCTTCGAAGCTCGAAACGTCGAACTTGTAGACCGGAATACCCGTTTCCGCCTGAAACGCCTGTGCGGCAGCATCGTTTCCGGCGTAGCTCGCCGCGACGCGATAGCCGGCATTCTTCAGTGCCACCGAAATAGCGTGGCCAATACCGCGCGTACCGCCTGTAACCAGGGCCACTCGTGCCATGTGTCTCCTCCTGTATGTTCTTTTGTTTTGCGTTCTTGTGAGTGAGTTCTAGTCGGGCGCTTCAGACCCCTGAAGTGAGGTCATGACGCCGCCGGAAGCAACAAAACCGGCGCGACCTCGGGGCCGCACCGGTTTTACTGGTCATCAGATTAGTCGCGCGCCACGCACATCGCAACGCCCATACCGCCACCGATGCAAAGCGTGGCGAGACCCTTCTTGGCGCCCGAACGCTTCATTTCGTGTACAAGAGTGTTGAGAATGCGGGCACCCGAAGCGCCGATGGGATGGCCGATCGCAATCGCGCCGCCATTGACGTTCACCTTGCTCGTATCCCAACCCAGGCCCTTGTTGACCGAGATGGCCTGTGCGGCGAACGCTTCATTGGCTTCGATAAGGTCGAGATCGTCGATCGTCCAGCCGGCGCGTTCCAATGCTTTCTTCGAGGCCGCGATCGGACCCGTGCCCATGATGGAGGGATCGACGCCCGTGGTTGCCCAGGAGACGATCCGCGCCAGAGGCGTGATCCCGCGCTTGGCGGCTTCAGCAGCCGTCATCAAAACCACAACCGCAGCACCGTCGTTGATGCCAGACGCATTGGCCGCTGTGACGGAACCTTCTTTGTCGAAAGCGGGGCGCAACTTGCCCACGGACTCAAGCGTTACCCCGTCCTTGATGTACTCGTCGGTGTCTACGACGACGTCACCCTTACGACCCTTGATCGTGACCGGAGCGATCTCGTCTTTGAACTTGCCAGCCTTGCGGGCGGCTTCAGCCTTATTCTGCGAGGCAACGGCGAACTTGTCCTGCTCTTCGCGGCTGATCTGCCACTGGCGAGCCACGTTCTCGGCCGTCGTGCCCATGTGGTAGTTGTTGAAGGCATCCCAAAGACCATCGCGCACCATTGTGTCGACCATCTTCACGTCGCCCATCTTGGTGCCTTCACGCATGTAGACCGCATGGTTCGATTGGCTCATGCTTTCCTGACCGCCTGCAACGACGATATTGGCCGAGCCGGTTGCGATCTGCTGCATGCCGAGAGCGACCGCACGCAAGCCCGAGCCACAAATCTGGTTGATGCCCCAGGCTGGCGCGTCGACGGGGATGCCGGCGCCAATCGATGCCTGGCGGGCTGGGCCCTGACCCTGACCGGCGGTCAGCACCTGACCAAGGATCACTTCAGACACGTCGCCGGGAGCAACGCCAGCCCGTTCGAGGGCCGCGCGAATGGCGACTTCGCCCAATTTGTGCGCCGGGACGCTTGCTAAAGACCCATTGAACGAGCCGACCGGCGTACGGGCGGCACTTGCGATTACGATGGTGTTAGAATCCTGGGTCATCTTAGCCCCTCCCTGGGCGCGAAGGTTATCCTTGAAACTTATTGCTGGGCTGGAATTGACTCTATCGCACAGTTTTTCCGGCCGTGAGCCGCTGGTTCGCTGCAGCGCGACCTTACCTTAGCTTTAGCAGTTGCTCGGGAAAATGAGCAATTGCGACGTGTTGACTAGTGCTGCTGAAAGATTTGGCAGAAACGTCTAGCAGCAGCGCCCCGGCATGTGGTACGCTGCCGCAGTGCAGCAACACCCTTACGAGCGCGTGCGCTCACAAAGGGTTTGCTGCGGTCCACGTTAAGCATTTCACTCAACCGGTCTCAACAACAGAGAACGCATCAACGATGCTCCCCAATGCTGAAGCTCCGACGCCGAGAAAAGAATCGGTTGTCATCAAGAAATACGCCAACCGCCGTCTCTATAACACCGAGACCAGCACCTATGTGACGCTGGAAGACTTGGCGAAGATGGTTCGGTCGGATCGTGATTTCGTAGTTTACGACGCAAAGAACGGGGACGACCTCACGCATCAGGTGCTTACGCAGATTATCGTTGAGCAGGAGAGCCGTGAAGGCGGGCAGACCCTTTTGCCCATTCCGTTCCTGCGGCAGCTCATTCGCTTTTATGACGACAGCATTGCCCGCATGGTTCCTAGCTATCTGCAATTCTCGATGGAGAATTTCGCTAAGGAGCAGGCCCGCTTCCGAGAACAATTCGCGACCGCATTCACCAATCCGTCGGCAGCCTTCGAGTTCTATCAAAAGCAGGCGCAGCAGAACATGGCGATGTTCGAGCAAGCGATGCAAATGTGGGGAGCCTTCGGGGCGGCTGCAGGCGGCAAGAAACCCGGTGGCGAGATCGATCCAACCAAGGCCTCAACGGAAACTGCAACCACAACTGGTCCTTTGAAGGATGAACTAGGCGAACTCAAAGCCCAGCTCTCGGCCATGCAGCAGAAGATCGAGAAGCTAACGCAGAACAAGCCCTGAGTTTCTAGGAGCGGCACGCCCGCTGATCCGGATCTTGAACCGCGAGCGACGATCGGACCGTGTCTGGTTTGCGATCAGGCAGCTTCTTCGAGTTCGTCCACCTCGATCGGCAGCCCGTAATAGAAGCCCTGCAAATATGTGATGCCGGCTTTCTTCAGCAGATCGACCGAGCGCTCATCGCCCACCCATTCGGCGACCGTTTCAAGCCCGAATGTGTTGGCCAATTCAATCATCGTCTTGATGAAGATTTGATCGGACGTGTCGTCGGCAACGTTCTTCACAAACGCACCGTCGATTTTGACCATATCGACGTTGAGGAGCTTTAAGTTCTTGAACGAGGTGTATCCCGCGCCAAAATCATCAATGGCGACGCGGCAACCGAGTTCCTTCAAGGTGTCGACGAAGTTGATCGACTGATCCAGGTCCTGAATGGCAGCCGTCTCGGTGATTTCCACGATAAGCCTGCTCGTCAGTTCCTTACGGCCGCCTGTCAGGCGCCGGAGCGTTACCAGCCACTCGTGATCGGAGCACGTCAGGCCCGAGACGTTGAGCGAGAGCGTAATTTGTGGATTGCGCTTCAGTATGCCAATCGACAATTCCAGAGTGCGCCTGTCGATCAAGCGCGACAACCCAAGTTGCTCGGCAATGGGAATGAACTCTCCCGCAGACGCTATGCTTCCGTCTGCCCGCTCCATGCGCAGCAGACATTCATAGATCTCGGGTTTGTCGGATTTTGCGCCGACCATCGGCTGCAGCACGAGCCGCATGCGCTGCTGATCGAGCGCCTCGATAACGTCGTCGGCCACTGAAATGGACTTGCGCCGATTGGACTCGGCCGCGCTAAGCGGCTCATAAGTCATGAAGCAGTCAAAGCGCTTCGACTTGGCACGATCGAGCGCATGCAAGGCATAGTTCAATGCCTGCTGCACGCTGTTGGCTTGATCTGGCAGTATCACGCCGCCGATTGAAAGCGTCGCCGTCAGATGGCAAGCCGAGGTCTTGATCGTGTGTTCGCGCACGGCCTTCATAAATCGTTCAGCCGCGATCCGCATCGCGCCGGGTCCGCAGTCGTGTAGGATGATGCCGAACTTGTTCGACGAATAGCGGCCAAGCACGTCGCCACCGCGAAGACGCTCTTTGATCTTGTGTGCCGCCGCCGAAATCACCTCATCGCCAACATCAAAACCGAAGGTCTCGTTGACGACGGCGAGGTTGTTCACCGCGGCCATCAGAAAGGCGCACGGCTGTCCCGTCCGTTGCGTGCGACCCAAGACGGCAGTCAGCGCCTCCGTCAGGCGAATGCGATTGAGCTGCCCAGTGAGCTCATCGTGATCGGAGCGATACAGAAGTCTCTGCTCCTCCAGATAGCGATCGTTGATAACACGCATCACACCGCGCGCACGCGCGGGCTTGCCGTCGGGACCGGGCCACCAGCGGCCGTGGTCCTCCAACCAAATGGAAGTGTCGGAGCGACGCCCCACGGGCAGAAAGCGATACTGTAAGCGGTAAGCTACCCCGCGCACGCCATCGATGGCGGCTGATTGACTGAAAGCTTCGGCGCGGCGCGCTAGATGCTCCGGCGAGATCAGAAGTTGAAAACCCGTCCCGGTGGCGATGCATTGCTGGTTGGGGACGCCAAGTATTTCGCTGGCGTTGCTTTCCCAATCGATCCGATCGCTTGCGATATCCCAGACGTAGGCCGTCTCGTCGATAGCCGAAAGAATACCGATAAGATCCAGTCCTTCGCCCTCAGTCAAAGGATCTGTCTGGACGCGACCGGCCTTTTGCAAACCGTCATCCATTGCCCGTCTTGCGCCGTTTCCTTCAGCGGAAGGAGGAGTGCCCACTATCGGCCTCGTGCTCGCACGCCCGCAGGCGAAAAGGCCATAAGCCAAGCCCCGCGGGTTAAATAAGGAGGAATTGTTTCTGTTCTGAACGTAGAGCGAAATTGCTAACAAGGCTTAAAAACGTGCCTCTGAAAGCGCCACCAGAAATAAAAACAGCCGACGCGAACGCCGGCCGTTGGATTTCATTGCCCTGATATGGCTGTCGCTGCGCCTTATTGATCGGCACCAATGGCGAGGTCGCGGCGGGCGACGCGGATACCGATCGTATAGCCCGCGATTACATCGATCAGCGACGCCACCAGAACCAGAAAGAAGACCGAGGTCGCCGCCTGCGGCGCCATCAGGAATTCAACGAGTATCGCGACGAATACGATCATGGAAAGAGCATGGTCGATCAAGGTCGACGTCGAGGTGAAGGTTGCCTTCACGATCTCGATGAACAGTAGCATCAACGTGACGAGCAAGATGAGATCGCCCCACGTGAAAACCCAATGACCTCCGCTCAAGAGGTTGACGGAAAAGATCTCGCCCCAAAGGCCACTAGCCGGCGTGTTCTCCGTGCCTGGCGCTCCTACGCCCATCGCCAGAACAATCGCGTTGTAGAGAAGGAATGAGAAGACAAGTGTGGGGATAGCTCTGAGCGACATATCGATTTCTCCTGGCGATCCGGTATGCGAAACCGGCGCGACCTTGTGGCATGCGTCAGCCCATTTGCCAAGCTATCCACCTACATTCTTCAACGCGAACAGCGGATGCCCGGTATGGACACCCGCTGAATATGCAGCTGAAAAAGGCTAAGCAGAGGCTAACCGTAGACCTCTCAGGCCTCGGTCTTTCAGACCTCGGTCTTGGGCTCGAGAATCTGACGGCCGCGGTACTTGCCCGACTTCAGATCGATATGGTGCGGGCGGCGACGCTCGCCTGAGTCCTTGTCCTCGACATAGGCCGGGGCGGAAAGCGCGTCGTGCGCACGGCGCTGGCCGCGCTTCATGCGCGAAACCTTTTTGCGCGGAACTGCCATCGTATTAGCTCCAAAACTTGAGCCCCAGGAACCAAATAAGGCCAGCGCCCGCGAAAGGGGCTCGCCAACGTGAAGCCTAGGGGTGAATATCCGGCGGGGGCCGTAGCAGCCGCTTTAAGCCGTCCATGGCGCGGGCTTATACGCGCAAAATCGGACCAGCGCCAGCCCCCCTTGAAAACATTCCAGGCGGCGTAGGAGCCCAAAATTGGGTCTTCGGGCCTCAGTTGGGCGCATACGACCCCAAGACGCACCCTGTGAGTGCTGATGAACTCCCTCGGGAACGGGCCATATTGAGCGATGCCAACCGCCGCGTTCCGGGGCCCGGTTTGCCGGCGTCTCGCCGAATTGGGTTGGGCAGCGCCACCGCAAGTTGCGACGCCTCCCGGTCGCTGAGCCTTCGGGCAGGCTTGCGGAAGTGATGGCGTGCTGCTTCTTCGGCGCCAAATACCCCAGGCCCCCATTCGGCAATATTCAGGTATACTTCCATGATGCGCCGCTTGGGCCAAAGCGTTTCAATGGCGACCGTCAGCGGCACTTCCAGCACCTTGCGAACGTAGCTCTTGGACGGCCAAAGGAAGAGGTTTTTAGCCACCTGCATGGAGATTGTGCTGGCGCCTCGTGGCGTGCCGTCACCCGATTTTGCAATGGCGGATTCGATTGCTTCGACATCGACGCCCCAATGCTGGCAAAAGCGCCCATCCTCGCTGACGATGACGGCGCGAACCAGTTTGGGCGAAATGGCAGCCAAAGGAACCCAGGTGTGCTTGACATCCTCTCCAATCAGTTTGCGCTGAAGCATGAGCGCCGACATCGGAGGATCGACGAACCGATAGGTCAAGATCAACAGAAAGACGGCCACCAGCCAGACCAATGCGGCGGCCATCAAGTATCTCGCGCAGCGCGCAACGACCCGTCCCCAATCTGCCTTCGGCGGCTCGGCCCCTGGTGCAGATCGACCATCGGAAAGTCCAGTCCAGGCATCCAAATTTGCCGAGGGGTGGTCTGCCCCTAAGCCGAGTGAAGGTTGTTGAGGCGGGACATAGACTTCGGAAGTCGGAAAGAAGCCTTGCCGGTCCGGCACAGCTTCATTTCCATTCAAGGCGCGTGGACTTGCGGCGAAAAGCGAGGAGAAATCTGGCTCGATACGCTTCGCAGCCCCTCGCGGAGCTGGAGCGGCGAAAGGTGCGGAACGAATATTCGAACCTGCCATCACGCCCGAAGGCGAGGGATCAGGCACACCGGGCCGTACGGGCTCCACTGCGCTCAAGCGCCGCGAAACCCGATCTGAGACGCCGCTGCGCACCGTTGGCGGCATGGCACCTTCTTCTTCATCCTGGCTGTACGACCGATCGTCCATGCTTTCCTTGAGCCAGCCAATGCGATATGGCCCCGCCTAGACCTAAACAATGGCCGAGTTACGAGTGCGCAACAAAGGATTTCGCCGCAGAGGTTAAAGGATTGATTCAATTGCCACAGCGACTCAGCGACGCCGCCGCGCTCACCGACCGCCGTCTGAGCGCCTTGCTCGACTTGCAGATCGGAGCCGGAACTCCGAAGCGTCTGGCTTCAGCCATGCAACATGCCGCACTGTCAGGGGGTAAGCGATTCCGCCCCTTCCTGCTGATTGAAAGCGCAGCCTTGTTCAATGTTCCAGCACACGCCGCCGTCGATGCGGCCGCGGCCCTTGAATGCGTGCACTGCTACTCTCTCGTTCATGATGATCTGCCTTCGATGGACAACGACCGGTTGAGGCGCGGACAGCCCACGGTTTGGACGGCCTTTGACGAGTGGACTGCAATTCTGGCGGGCGACGCTCTGCAAACCCTGGCGTTTGAAATTCTGGCCGCGCCGACCACGCATCCTGACGGAACCATCCGCAGTATGCTCGTCAGCGTACTCGCAAAGGCGTCGGGCCCTGCGGGAATGGTCGGCGGTCAAGCACTCGATCTTGAGGCGGAACGGCTCGCTGGCGACGGCCGTTCGGACGCAGCGCACATTTCAAATCTGCAAGCGATGAAGACCGGCAGACTTATTCGCGTAGCCTGTGAAATGGGTGCCATCCTTGGCGGCGCGAGCGACACAGAGCGAGCCGCACTTGCCAATTATGGTGAGGCGCTCGGCCTTGCTTTCCAGATCAGTGACGACCTGCTCGACGCCGAAGGGGGAGAGGAAATAGTCGGAAAAGCCACCGGCAAGGATGCAGCCGCAGGCAAGGCAACGCTCGTCGGCTTGTTGGGCACAGGACCTGCGCGAAAGGCACTCGATAAAACGATAGACGATGCGGTTCGGCACCTCGCGCCATTCGCCAGCAAGGCCGAGCATCTCGTTGAAGCAGCCCGCTTCATGGGGCGGCGGAAATCATAAAGCTCAACCAGGAGGGCGTTCGCCGGTGCGCCAGCGCGGATAGAGCCACGCCGCGTGCTTATTTTATTCCGCCGCGGCACCTTCGCCGTGGTTGGAAGACTTTGCGCCTGCACCGAACCGCTGCTGGATATAGTCCTCGACGATCAGCTTGAACTCGGCGGCTATATTCGGCCCGCGCAGCGTCATCGCCTTTTTGCCGTCGATGAACACGGGTGCCGCCGGCTGCTCTCCGGTGCCCGGAAGCGAAATACCAACATCTGCGTGCTTGCTCTCACCAGGGCCATTTACGATGCAGCCCATGACCGCGAAATTCAGCGTTTCGACGCCTGGATAAAGCGCCTTCCACTCCGGCATCCGGTCGCGGATCATATTTTGAACGTCGCGCGCCAACTCCTGGAAGACGGTTGAAGTCGTACGCCCGCAACCGGGGCACGCGGCAACGACGGGCACGAACGAGCGCAGTCCCATCGTCTGGAGCAACTCCTGCGCTGTGCGCACCTCCAGCGTGCGGTCCCCACCCGGTTCCGGCGTCAACGAGAAGCGGATGGTATCGCCGATGCCTTGTTGGAGGAGAATACCGATCGCAGCCGACGAGGCCACAATCCCTTTCGAGCCCATACCGGCTTCCGTCAGCCCCAGATGCAGCGCGTAGTGGCTGCGCGCCGCGAGAAGGGCGTAAACCGCAACCAGATCCTGCACGCTCGACACTTTCGCCGAGATGATAATTCTATCCGCGCCAAGTCCCATTTCCTCCGCACGCGCGGCTGACAGCAACGCGGAGCGAACCATGGCCTCGTGCATGACGGAGCGTGCCGACAACGGAGAACCTTTGGCCGCGTTCTCGTCCATCAAGAACGTTAGCAACTCCTGATCGAGCGATCCCCAGTTGACGCCGATGCGAACCGGCTTTCGGTGTTTCAGGGCAAGTTCGATGATGGCGCCGAACTGCTTGTCCTTCTTTTCCTTGAAGCCGACGTTGCCTGGATTGATGCGATACTTGTCGAGAGCCTGCGCGCAATCAGGATTTTCGCCCAGCAGCTTGTGGCCAATATAGTGAAAGTCGCCAACGATGGGCACCTCGACGCCGCGCGCGCGCAGTTGATCGCGGATGTGCGGTACGGCCTTGGCGGCCTCGTCACGATCCACCGTGATGCGCACCAGTTCAGAGCCCTGGCGCGCAAGTTCGGCAATTTGCTTGACGGTGCCAGCGATGTCGGCGGTATCGGTGTTAGTCATCGATTGCACGACGACAGGTGCGCCGCCGCCCACGATCACCCCGCCGACATCGACGGCATGGGTCTTGTGGCGGGTTGACAGCCCCAGATCGGGATAACTGGTCATGGGTTTTGCAAGCCTTAGCAGTTGCAGTCTCAGACAGTCCTCAAGTGGCGCGTCACCGTTTCAACGCGCGCCCAGCGATCAGAGAAATCACCGCCAATAGCGTCATCGCCAGTACGATGCTGGGCCCGCCAGGGGTATCATGAACGAGCGAAAGCGTTAAGCCCAGCACAGATCCGATGACGCCGAAGAGCGCGGCTAGAACCGCCATAGATTCCGGCGTGCGGGCAATGAAGCGAGCAGAAACCGCTGGAACGATAAGAAATGCCATCACCAGCAGGACGCCGACGATCTTCATGGCCACCGCAATAGTCACCGCGAGAAGGATGTCGAAAACAGCCTTAGGCACGACCGGATCCACGCCTTCGGCCGTAGCGAGGTCGGCGTCGATGGATAAGCGCAGCAACGGCCGCCAAAGCTTGATCATCACCGCGAATACGAAGCCTCCGCCTAGCGCGATCCAGCCAAGATCTCCGTTGGTAACGGCAAACACATCTCCAAACAGGAAACTCATAAGATCGACCGACGGACCTTTGAGCATGGATATGGCGAGCACTCCGAGCGCCAGCGTTGCGTGATGCATCAGGCCCAGGATGCTGTCGAGCGCAAGGAGCCGTTGTTGACCAAAGGCGATCAACACCGTCGCTGCGATAATCGCCGCCAAAATGACCGTGAACGTCAGATTGATTTGTAGCGCCAGGCCGAGGGCGACGCCGAGCAGGCTCGCCTGCGCCAACGTTTCCCCGACATAGGCCATGCGCCGCCAGACGATGATGCACCCCAACGGGGCCGCAATCGCAGCCAGTGCGGCAGCGGCGATCATCGCGCGCACGAAAAAAGGCTCAGGCCAAGACACGTTCGCTATCTCTCCTGCGCGTCCGGCGCATCATCGGAAATGGGCATCGCCGCACCCGTAATGTCGTGCTTGTGGTCGTGATGATGATGATAGATGGCTAATGACTTGGCCGCCTCTTCACCGAACAGGCGGATATATTCATCAGATCGCGCCACCGCCTCCGGGCGGCCCGAACAGCACACGTGTCCGTTGAGACAGAGGACCCGGTCGCTCTTTCTCATCACGACATGAAGGTCGTGACTGACGAGCAGTACGCCCAGCCGGTGTCGATCCCGAAGGCCGCCAATAAGATCATAAAGCTCGGCTTCCCCTGCGTAGTCCACGCCGCTCGCGGGCTCATCGAGCACGAGCAGATTGGGTTTGCGGAGCAACGCCCGGGCAATTAGTACCCGCTGGGTCTCGCCACCTGAAAGCTGGGTCAATTGCTGGTTTGCCGTGTGGGCCACGCCGGCTTCGTCCAGAGCCTTTGCGACCTCCGCCGCGCTCACGTCATTCCCCAACGCAAGAAATCGCTCGACCGTCATGGGAATTGTGCCGTCGGCCGCGAACTTCTGCGGAACATACCCGATGCGCGTTCCAGGCTGTTTGAAAATCGTTCCACGATCCGGCTTCAGGATCGAAAGGATGAGCTTGACCAGAGTGGATTTTCCAGCGCCGTTCGGCCCGATCAGAGTGACGATCTCGCCGGATCGGACATCGAGATCGACACCGGACAGGAGCGGGCGCCCTCCCCGAGTGATGGCGAGGTCGCGCGCGGAGATCAGCGCGTTCCGATCCACGGGGGCGGCCACATGATGGCCGCATCCACAGTCCGGACCGTGTTCAAAGTGTCGGTGAGCCACGTGGTCGTGGTCGTGAACGATTGTGGCGGGTTCAGCAGCGGACACGCTGGCGGACCTCCCGATGAAATGACTTCCAACTCAAGACTTCAATCGCCCGCCTTCTCCGCACACATTTGACAGGTGCCGGAGACTTCGACGAACTTTACGCGCGCCTCAAACTTCGCATCGTGCGTGGCTGCGTCGATGGCCGCGAAGATCTCGTCTCCGTCCGTCTCGAAGACACAACCGCACTGTTCGCAGGACAGAAAGATCGGACGACGCCCGTTGCGGCCCAAGGGACGGCGGCTGGCGAAATAGGCATTCTTACTTTCCAGCCGGTGGACGACGCCCGCTTCCAGGAGGGCATCGAGCGCCCGATAAACCGAAATGGGTGCCAGACGCGTGCCCTTCTTGGCGAGCCGGTCCAAAACCTCATAAGCTCCAACGCTTTCCTGCGTGGAGGCGATCTCCTCGAAAACCTTACGGCGGAGCTCCGTGAAGCGAAGGTTCTTCTCTGCGAAAATCTGCACAGCCTGCTCGATGGTCGCCTTGAGGCGATCTTTGGCTTTGGCTTCATCGCTTGCGGCCGTCGGCATCTGAACCTTTCAGCGTTGACTGCAATACCTTCTCCCCGCCCTTGCCGTGCCGGCGGCAATGGGTCAAGGATGAACTTTCAGGCGAACCGCGCCCGCTTGAAATTTCATGCCATAATATAGCACCTTGACGCACGGAGCCACGAAACCGCACCGACTTAGACGCAAACGGCCTTAACAATTGCGTGTTTGCTACCCAAATATGCGGTTCGTTCGCCATGGCCCCCCGTCGGTTCGACCTTCAACCGCCCCCCATGGCCGAGCCGGCGCGGGCCGGTGGTAATCTTCAGACCGATTTTCTGAAATAATTTCATGCGCAAGGCGCGATTGGGACGTAATCTTGGCCGGTTCGTCCGCCAAATGTCGCCAGAATGCTGGTAACGGATGCGTGGTGATCTGTCGGGAAGAAGGGTTAGCAAGGGATGGATTTCGTCTCACTGACAGCCGCACTGGGCGATAATGCCCGGCCACTTCTGGCTGCGTTTTTCCTTTTTGCGACAGTTACGTTCCTGCTGCGGACCAACCTTGCCAAACGGCTTTGGGCGGGGCTTGAGGAAACCGTATTCTCCAGCTGGCAGCTGGCGCTCCTTGGCCTTACCGGGTTCGTGCT encodes:
- a CDS encoding metal ABC transporter permease, with product MSWPEPFFVRAMIAAAALAAIAAPLGCIIVWRRMAYVGETLAQASLLGVALGLALQINLTFTVILAAIIAATVLIAFGQQRLLALDSILGLMHHATLALGVLAISMLKGPSVDLMSFLFGDVFAVTNGDLGWIALGGGFVFAVMIKLWRPLLRLSIDADLATAEGVDPVVPKAVFDILLAVTIAVAMKIVGVLLVMAFLIVPAVSARFIARTPESMAVLAALFGVIGSVLGLTLSLVHDTPGGPSIVLAMTLLAVISLIAGRALKR
- a CDS encoding metal ABC transporter ATP-binding protein; translation: MSAAEPATIVHDHDHVAHRHFEHGPDCGCGHHVAAPVDRNALISARDLAITRGGRPLLSGVDLDVRSGEIVTLIGPNGAGKSTLVKLILSILKPDRGTIFKQPGTRIGYVPQKFAADGTIPMTVERFLALGNDVSAAEVAKALDEAGVAHTANQQLTQLSGGETQRVLIARALLRKPNLLVLDEPASGVDYAGEAELYDLIGGLRDRHRLGVLLVSHDLHVVMRKSDRVLCLNGHVCCSGRPEAVARSDEYIRLFGEEAAKSLAIYHHHHDHKHDITGAAMPISDDAPDAQER
- a CDS encoding Fur family transcriptional regulator is translated as MPTAASDEAKAKDRLKATIEQAVQIFAEKNLRFTELRRKVFEEIASTQESVGAYEVLDRLAKKGTRLAPISVYRALDALLEAGVVHRLESKNAYFASRRPLGRNGRRPIFLSCEQCGCVFETDGDEIFAAIDAATHDAKFEARVKFVEVSGTCQMCAEKAGD